From the Catharus ustulatus isolate bCatUst1 chromosome 2, bCatUst1.pri.v2, whole genome shotgun sequence genome, the window ACTCATTCTGGACAATGGAGCCCAGAATCTGTGCTGCTTGCATTTACTAAGacatgatttttaatttttgcatgttttttaaTAAGGATTGAGAGGTGAACAGTTTTGTCAAGCTATGGCATCCTTATCATTCCTATCACAGCCTGGAACTGCAGTCTTCCTTTTGTACTATAAatgcagaaagaagaaatcagCAAGGAGTTAACACAGGCACTGCTTCATTTATCACACAGGATGTTTATGGGTTGAAGACCATATTCCATTTCAAAAAAGCATTAACTGTTTTAAAGGTATGAGATACAGCACAGAATAAAGACATAATATGTAACCTTCTGACATCAGTCTTAAATCATTCTCAAATCTCATACTGAGatgttggaaaaaaacagtACGTTTTATGTGCTTTAAGTCAGCTCCTGACAGCCTGATTGCACTAATGTGTAACATGGAGACCCATTTCCTATTTTAAGAGATCTGTTTCACTCCGTAACAATGGAATTGCTTTAATCAAGCCTGGACATGAATACTGCACCCTTTGAGAAGCTGCACAGTGTGAGAACACCTGGTTCTGAACAGGGTACTCTACCGGCAGCCTTGCAGAAGACATTGTGCTCAGGGACTCTGTCTTGGACAGGCGACCTCTTCTCTGCCAAGCCTCATGCTTAGGGTCTGAGAAACTCATGTGCAGCTGAGGTAATCTGTAACCCTTTAAATATTTGGGAAGGGTAAGCTGCATGTGGACCAGGGGGTGGAATGCATTGATCCTGAGCAGTTTTGCACATCCAGGAGCGAGTGCCCCCCATGGCAGCTACCATGCTTTGTGCCCAGGGTGGCCTCAggcctgtgctgtgccacaaACACccctcagctgcaggaggggctccagcagctcccactcaCTGCCAGAACAGCCTCTCTCTTGTAAGAAAGTAATAACCCAAACGAAGGCGCTTCCTTCCACAGACAGTGTCTGTACTACATACTGTGGGAAAATCCAGTGCTGAATGGAGCATGGACATGGGTGCCTGGCATCTGAAGCAACATCAAGATTTACTTGCTATCTACATCCCTCTTCTTTCTTATTAAAACAGTTGCTTTATCAAGCCATTTGTAGCCGGCCTTCCTTACTGAGTTCCAGAAAGCTTCCCTGCCTTCAGTGCAGAGCACTCTCCATAACCCTGGGAGAGCCTCATTCAAAATGTTGCCCGACAATAAGCTAGACTGCTATAAGGCTTTTTTGAATGGCTAAAGCATTACAACTGGGAAGCATGGAGAAATCTGGGGGGAACACCACACTCTTATAGAAGCATGCGGAGTTCAGGACAACCTGTGGACCCAGTGCCTCAAGGGTTCTCCAGAGCAGGTCAGTGGAAGAAGGGAGAGCTGAGCTTtggagccaggagggagccTGGAGTGTGGGTCCTGCTGTCCCACAGTGGTTCTACAGCCACAGATCCTGTGGGAAAATTTCCCACCTTTCTGCCCTCCATTTGAGGTCTCCTTTGGAAGATGTTTCTAGGCAGCATCCAGCACCCAGCCCATGCCTGATCCTGCTGCAATGGGGCTGTTGTCTTTCCACCTCccgtttttgttttttttggtttttttttttttgcctagttactgtttcttttgttgTATTTGAAGCAGCATTTTCCTAGTGCTAAAGGCTGTGCTTCTTCAATGACCCATGGTTATCAGCAAGTTCTGAAGAGCAGTAGCCACCAGCTTCCATTTAGTGCATTAAGATGGCAattttcctggcttttcctgcCCTCTGCTGTTTCATGTAACTCCCAGGCCACCAAGCCAAGGCCCTGCTGGAAGTTTCTGTCCTCCTAGACAGAGGAACCTGGAGAACAGCTGACTTCACTCAGCCCAGCCAGTCTCAGCTCACAGGCTGTGTTTTCTGCCCCAGACATTCTTCTGCTGTGGAATGATTCCCTCCAGCTATGGCCACGTTCCATTCACTACTCCTAAGCCATATTGGAGCTGGAAAATTTATCAGTCTGCATGGTGAAAAAGTCTGTGGAAGGGGGAAAGAGCTCTATTGGCAGAGCCATCTGCTTCAAACAAAACCTCCCGCTGCAGCACCATGGAAGGGCACAAACTTGGTAACAGCTTTCATTACCAAAACATGAGTAACTTGGAAACCTTCAcccttatttccttttttcctgcacaAGCTTTTCAAAGTTATAACATTTCCAAGGACAAGTAAAAAAACACAGACAGGATACCTTATAGATAGCAAGGTGTCATCAGAAATGTCTATTGGAACACAGAAACTATAGAACAAACAGGGTTTTAATTTGCCTGCACATAGCAAAGCACTTGTTTCAGGTTCTCTTCAGAGTGTTTgttatttagaagaaaaaaaaaaaaaacacaactccCCAAAACCTAACATTCCAATCATCCAAGCTGTCCCACCATGTCTCTGTAATTGCAGTGATACTAAAGCCTGGTGTTTCCTGTGTATCCTGAGGCTACTTTCTCCCTGTCCTTCTCCTACACGTGAGTAGATGGGTATTGAGTAAACTATATCAAGCTCCTCTCGTATCCAGCTTGATGGGCAAATGCAATTACTGTTCCAGAAACAACTGCAGAGTCCCCTTTTAGTGCCTTCTCCAAATGTTTCTCACTTCAGTAATGTGTTATTCTGCTTCCAAGAGCTGCATGAGTGATGGCAGGCCGTGTTTGAGCAAATGATTTAAAGAAATGGCAGGAAGCATGCAGCAGAGATTACCCAAATACATAAAAGAATTACTTGGCTGCATCATCTTCCTATCTGTTTTGTAATAAGAATCTCTGGGTTTCAACCTGTCACTAAGGTACAACACTTTTTCATAATTGAAATCGAAGTctagaggaaataaaaaattaatatcatTTTTTCTTGCAAAACTCCCCAAGGCTCAGACAGGGTTTCTCCTGGAACTCTGAAAAGACCACAAGGAGACATAATTTGGTCTGATTTTATTATATCAGTATctcaggaataaaaatgaaggCAAGAAAGCTCAGTACAGGgattagttttattttgaaggaaCTCAAGTACAAATTAAACTCTGCTTTTGTCAGATACAGTGTTAAAATCAGAGACAAGCTGAAGCAGACACActaaacatttcttttgtggATTGTTTCTTATGGAACAGGtgtggatttctttctttccctcccagATCCAACTGCTGCCAGATTTGCAATACATATATGTTGAAGATCTCTTATTAGTGAGTCTTCAGACAATATATCAGCTTACAGAAAAGTTGGCAGCCTTAACTAACAGCTAAGTTGATCATTACCCACTAAGAAGAGAATAGCacatttctcagctttttctcCCTTGTTACATACATAAAACATGTACTACTATTTCCTTCCTAAAACAGCATCATAGAGTTTTCCAGTCCTCTTTACTTGAATCACTCCAAAGCCAGCTGCCTCCAGGAGCTTGCTGTACTCTGCTGCTGTTCGCTCTTTCCCTTCTGTCTGGACCAACATATTCATCGAGTACAGTTGGGTTTCTACAGGCCCACTTCTATCTTCATTCAGAAGTGATTCAACCAGCAGCACTCCACCACCTGGTGAAGTtaacaacagaaagaaaacacgCCCTGAGCACTGAAAAGTTGAGCTATTTTTGAGCTGTTACTAGGACAGATCCTAACCTCACTTCAGGAAGAAGCAGTCTCAATTACATTAAGTTGTATTTCAGCATCACAGAAGACATGAAAGAGCCAAAGCATCAGAGCATGACTTTGCTTGGCTATGTTGGTACTGATTTCCCAGAGCTAAAGatcaaaatttcccattttccccagctGAAATTTACAGGATCTTACTGATTTTGCTCTGTGGGCAGTACTTTTGAAACTCCGAGGCTTCATTTTGACacttaatgtgattttttacTATGATGTATACACCTATCTAAACAATACCAAAATTCTCAATCCTTACAATTTATGCCTTGAAAGATAAGTCCCTGCAGGACAGACAAAAACTGGAAGTCAGACAAAGAGATCTTAGACCGGGTGCTGTTTGTCTCAGCTGCACATGGTTGGCTTAGGGAAAGCAAAGGACTAAACCAAGAAACTCCTGCACTGAAACTCTGCCACCCAAACTGAGTACCAAAATGGGTGTGCTTCAAATTGCTGGTAGGTAAGAGTGTCTGCCCTCCAAGAGTTCACACCTACCAGGTTTGCAAGCTTTGTAGACTTTTGCCAGCAGTTGTATGCATTTGTCATCATCCCAATCATGCAGTATCTTGGATAAAATATACAATTCAGCTTCAGGTATTGAATCATTAAAGAAGTCTCCTGTAAAGCAAGAATACATGCATTATACAAATCCCCACAACACTGAGAGTTGagttatgaaaatattttcagttgtgTTCAATTCCAGGTTTGCAATGCCCTTTAGACATATCAGACAGCAATGGAGTTACCGGGTAAAAGTCTTCTGTTGCACTGCATAGGGAATTTGGCTCTTGATCAGTCTCAAGAAGATCTGAAACATGTCAAGGCAATAACTCATCCTGAAACAGACTGATGCAGAGGAAAGCATTTGAGCTTAGGTTTTCTCCAATTAAGAAATTCAAATTCATAAAGCACTAAGGACATAGACTGACATGGTTTCTGTcatgagaaagaaggaaatattgCCTTCTCTAAGAAAGTTTTCAAAGATCTTTGGTAATCACGGAGTTACTTCATAAATCCATAGGTAAAAATACACATCTCTCACCTCCTAGCACTagttttcttattccttttgtTTAGCACCTGGTGTACTGCATTCAGATTCTTTTTCTCAACATTTCACTTTGTCAtttcttctcctgttttcttgcatCTTTGTTTTTATACACTTACTTCTCTCTTCGTggcttattttctctttctgagcTTTGAGCAATATTAAGCACTTCCAGCACTTTGAAGATTTttgtaaacattaaaaatgagatCTCTCTATACTCATTTTTCCTTATAGATGGTACAAAGATCAGTGGCCTGGGCAAGAGGAATTGGAGCTAGCTCACCCACTTTCATCGTCTAAAATATCTTAGGACTTGAAGATCAATCAGTTGTGattagagaaggaaaaacccTTGTTCAGAGCAGGCCTGGCATCCCTCACATCTGCCATGAGGTTTGTACAGGAGAAAATGGGAGTGTTAGGAAAATTTGCAACAAAGCATGgcaaatttcaaaatttgaggaggcctttttttttttttttttttgctaattccTTGTTGTTAAGAAATGAAATAGTTCTCTTCAGGAATTAATGTTGCTGAGTAACTGAGCTGTGTCTGTGACAGCTGCTGatggacagctgggacagctgcagaCCCGGCTtggggaggctgcagcctgggacactgtGCCCAAAGGGGCAGCTGGAGCCTCCAGAATGACacccctgagcagagccaggctctggaGAAAGCTGTGACACCACCACACCGCTGTCCACACCTACCTTCGTGGAAAGCGATCTGACGCTCCTCGGGGGAAACAAATTGTTCTTTGGCCACTCGCACAACTTTGGGCAGGTCGTAAATGGTGACAGTAGAACGTGGATACAAAGAAACACACTCTTGGGCCAAAGCTCCTCCACCTCCTTTGGGGACAGTAACAGGAGGTCAGTACCGACACAAACCCAACCTGCCCAGTGACACCCCCATGAAAGCAAGTAGGCATTGGTGCATTCAGCCTCATGGAAGCTGGCAATGTACATTTGCACCCCGTGTGTTGctgagagggaagaggaggggtaGGAGCAGCCACTGTCTCCATGTGTTCGGCAGGAAGATCCAGGCCCTGCAGCATCCAGGCACGTGGGAACAGCCCCAGTCCTCAGCACACCTATACTCCCTCCTAGCCAGACCAGCTGTGCGTGCTGGaaggtgaaaaatgaaaagcagagccACTAAACCAGGTTCTGGGGAAGCAGTGAGGGAGGCCAGGAGGGAGCCTGCGTCATCCCATGAATCCTGGCagcactcagcagtgctgggacagcagggtgcTGCAGGATAAGAGGCTGTGGGCAGTATCTCAACAGTGACtgaaggggaggaaggaaagagtCTAGCACTGGAAGAATGCATCAAGCAAGGCATGAAAAAATGCTAAAgctgccacatccacaggggGATGCATGGCTACTTACATAAATCagactgcagagaaaagcattCAGCTTCCTCATGCTATCATCACTctcacatttctgtttttaaccCAACCAACTTAGTAAAATGTTCCTTATATTGCCATGTCCTGTTTCCATTGTTTTGCCCATCATATAACATAGGAGTTGTTTTCCTCTACAGAGCTAATAAAAGACAATTCAAAGTCTTGTTAAAGAACTTCTGACACTTACCTCCCAAGTCATAGATCTGCGTGAAAGAGGAAAGGTCAAATGCAACAAGAACATCTCTGCCACATATACTCCATACTGAGTTCTGGCCAGCCATGAATTTTAGCATTTCTTCATCTGATCTAGCAATGCAAACAGACGGCACAGAGAGAGGGTTCCTTACCACATCCTCAGTGATTCCCATAATATAACTGCTGTTACATGTTTTAGCTTAAACAAAACCCTCTAGTTTTATTGACACAGAATAAGTCCTCTTTGCATCTAAATCTACCTTGAATATTCCTGTATCGGGAGGGTACAGCTATGAATTCATGCATTTAAATAGGGAATTAAGACTAGTGAAATCCATCAGTGTATTATGCAGCCCATTCTCAGAATTtccaagggatttttttccttcaattacCATTGCCTCTGTCAGAGACCTATGATCATTTCAGATTAGGAAATTATATACTTCTATTTGAAATATCAGACAGTGTCCCAGTAATTGATATtgttgagaaataaaaacattgcaTGATGCTGATGAGAGGAATTCTCACATCATAATATTTAACTGTCCTGAGCCATAATTTAAAGCATTAGTTTTATTCATGACAAGAAGAATAGAATTTCTATGAATATTCTAATGATTACCTGTACATTGCTCCAAAAGGGTCTTTAGATGAAACACCAAAAGCTCTTTCATATTGGTTTCTTCCTTCTCTAAAATAGCAATTGCAAAAACCAATGAGAGTGCTGATTTATTTCTCAACAGTTCACAAGAATGACTTGTTCTTTTCAAGGTCAGGGTGGGATGGCACTTTGAACAACCTCATCTAGTGAGTGGCATCCATGGCAGGAAGTTTGGAACTTTagagtctcttccaacccaaaccattctaggattctgtgatttatgaGAACATCCAGACTGATGCAATCATCACCATCATGTTTGGTCATCAGTTGCATGGGCTGGAACAAGTGTGAGTCCAGACCCATACTAAACTGCCCCTATAAACCTTTGCAACAGAAGCATCCTTAGCCACCATTACTCATTATTTACTTTCTTGATGTAACTTTGTCCAGTAAGAGTCACTGTAATGATAAAGTGCTTTACTGAAGGTGAAACAAAGAAATCTGATTTCTAGATCATCTGTATGAtgacagggaaaaggaaaatgagaacaTACACAAATGGAAAACAAGGAGGGCAGGCATGAAGCACACATATTGCCCACAGCTGAATTATctgctgtttttaatttctgaaaaccaGCCAGCACCTTTATTGAGCTCTTTCCCAGAAACACACCActcagagcagtgacacagatgCTGCAAATCACCAGAGAGCACACAACACTCCTCCTTACCTCACAGCATCAGCCAGGTACTGCCAGCACAAGTAGACTGTGTTGGAATAATACATCATAATATGATACTGAGACTTTGGACTTGATTTTGTAAGGTAGACGTTggaaatttctgtgtttctgtagaGGGCTTAAgggtaaaataaatatatttactaaCATATGATATAACACCTTGCCAAGTCTATTGTACAGCTTGGTGGTTATCACCAGAAGATGTCTATACAGCCTAGAACAAAACCACATTACTTCTACAACCAAATCCTTCAACTGCAATGAGTAGTGGGTGAGGGCTGCTGAAATCTGTGTTGCCCCATTCCATCCAGGTAAAAACTATCTCCCTACACTTAAATCCAAGTGTTTCTTTGAAGGagagtaaaaaaagaaagccttaTAAGTGCTATCATTTACATATCGGCTTCTGCTCTCAGAGGAACCTTTCAGTGTGCTCTATTTAAGTGAGAAGTCTTTGCAGATAAGTCTTTTTTCTGATCAACAAGATCAGCAGATGGGGGAAAGTCCAAAGTCCACAAAACAGCCTCACCCACCATCTCTCAGGTCACTAGGGCAGGAccttctgcagagaaaagaatGCCTAAAGGACTCCCAGAAATCTCCCCCACTCCCTCCAATGCATCTGCAGTGGAATCGCTCACCCATGGGACTGGcatataaaagaaatataaaagataGGTCCTGTTCTCCCCAGACTCATTGGACAGTAACTATAATCCCTAAAACAGAGCATGCCAAcacaaggcagagcaggggatgcGACTTGTGACACTCTAGCCCTTCTGTCTGATGGCCAGAGATCCTTTCTGTCCAAGTGGATTCCATGTTTCTGATATAAGGAAAAACATCACCTTTCAGTTCTGATCAACAACCTAACAAAATATGTTCACATGATGGtaaaaaacataagaaaaacaaaacatgttttaaatcATGTTTTTACCATCCACCCTGGCATTTTGTTTTAAGTTTAACATTCTGCCCACACCCCAGAGATTTCTTGAGACAAGCTCCACAGAGATCCTAAATATCTTCTCCAAGGTCACATGAGGCTCTTGCACAAAGACACTCAGGGATATACAGCCCTGCACCTGTGTTCATGATGACATTTGCCTCTTCTCTTACAGCTGAAGAGTGAATTCCAAGAGTGACTCTCTCCTTCTCCCAGCTACATTAACTGACTTAACATTTGGTATTACCTTTGCCCACACTTCTTACCTCACTTTCAAAACCATCAGAGGTTTAAGGGTTTCAACTTATTCCCATTCCTTTGCCTTTATTACCTCCTTCTTGTGTAATCTCTACAGCCAAGAGCTTCAATCCCACACAGGCATCCAGCAGTCTTTTCATCCCTATGGTGCTGGCACCCAGATGTGCAGCAATGGCATCTGAAGACAGAGGCTTTCCTGACTCCAAAAGGAGAtcaaacacccccagctcacaGGCAGTGAACATAACCTGGGGGTAGGGAAAGATGGGACTGAGGAATTAGGTGAAAGCGCAAGGCCTACTGCATTTCACAAGCTGcttaattaggaaaaatataaatctaataatatttatttcagataaaCTTGTGTTTCATATAAACAAGTCCAATTATTACGCTGTAGTTTATCTGAGCACTGATATAACATACTCTCCATGCAATGCACTCAttggtctttttttccccttctccagtGAAACCAGTCAATGCTTTTTGGCTTCCAAAAGTCCACATTTAGAGACCAGATTTTGTGTGTAAATGTTCCTGCCTCTTCCTTAGTTTAGGAACACATTCTCACAATCTCCTGGAAAGAACAAGACTGGGTGGTGGTGCTTGCTCTCTGTTTATGTTTCTGTTCTTTAACTAAGGATCTAACACATGCTTGGTGAACCCCGGAGACTCTCTGATGGCTTGCAATAGGGGGGATATCTCATTGTATGGATCTTTTTATCAGGGACTGGTGTGAAGGACTACAGTGATCTTCCAGAAGTTTCCTCTCCTCCAGAAGAATTGCTTCATTCAACCCATCAAAATTTCCCAGTCTTTCCATAAAGCTGTGTAACCTCTCCAGCAAGATCTGTACATCTTCTGACAGACATAGCTAaccatacattaaaaaaaaaaacataaaacccaACCATCTTTCTTTAGCTATGCACAGTCAACCTTACAAGTGCTAGCCTATTACTCTGGTCACATAAACACTCCCAAAACAGTAACAAAGACATCAATTTAATTGACTGCCTGTATCTACAATGATTTGAGCTACAATGATTCCTGTACAATGAAGCTCCTTTTACCCTGAGTAAGAATATGGCTTAACCAAAGTTGAAATTGTTTCTCAAAAACATACTATTAACAGTGTTAATTTGGAAAGCATTGGACACTTCCTGTTCTCACAAAGTGATTTTTCATTatctatttttcctctctttattGTCACCTCTGCTTTTCACGAGCTTAAGGTGCAGTGGTATTTGCACAACCCAAAAAGCATTCCTTCTGCTACCATGTTGGCCAGAGGTACAGCAAGGGACAGTAGGAAAGTTAAGTagtaaatgaggaaaaaaaatccactgcaCTGTATATTATAATTTTATGCCCATGTGCTTAAGCAAATAATATtagcaaacaataaaaatagTTGAATTACTAGTTTTGCCTTTGTGCCTTAAAATATGTTTGGAAAAACAGTCATTATACCAGTGCTTTCACCTCTTCCAAAGACTTACATTCAGGACCTAAAGAAAAACCCCTGAATATTTTTGTCTGCATACTCCAAGAGTTATATTTCTTACCTTTGAGATTAAAAATCCATTGCTGTATTGCACGATGATTTGAGGATAGTCAAGGTCTTCTGTGGAACCCATCTTCCTTCTGGACTGAGACACAGACTTCCTGGCTCTCTTAACTTAAATAAGCTTCTTTTCACCAGACACAAAGCACACCAGCTGATCCACATAATCTTATTGCTTCTGAGAAACACACTAGTTACAAAACCTGTTAGCTGAGTTATTTGGCTTGTATGGGTCTTTCTGCCTGGTTCAGCTGTTTCTTTGGATCTTCCATCATCAAGTATAAGGCTAAAGAAGCATTGTGGATTAAAGCTTGTATTGTCAGTTCCTCAGTCAGCAACATGCTGGTACCTCAGAAACACTTGAAAGCTTGTAACAAGCAGAACAAGAATCAATACAGAAGAGCCTGAACTCAGTGCAGTGCACCAGCATTCATAAAACAAAGCAGATCTGACTTGGGACTTGAAATTTGCAGTGGGGACAGTCCAGGGGACCCTGGGCTGGCAGTAGGGTACACCCCATCCCTAAGTGAAGGAGCAGCAAGTCCAAAGAGAAGCCGTAACAATCTGTTGCTGTTTTCTCACTGTGACTAGTTTGCTCTGATGATGATCACTCAGGTAAAGCCAACGAGGAGTTAAATCTACATTTGttacttttctgtattttgcaggTCCTCCCATGCACCCTGACATGAGCTTAGAAAGGAATATTTGTTTGGTAACTGCTCCTCAGCAGGGGTGTCCTACTTGTGCTTTGCCATGTTTTGACATGGTGCTGAGGGGTGACATTTTCCAGCTGGCTACTAGtcttcctccccttctctgCATAATTAACCACGGGCAGCAGAAGGCCTTGGGGAAGAAACAATGAAATGAGTGCAAAGTTTGAGATGGGGCATGGATTTCAACTTCACACGGGACATAAAAAACTCATAGGTTTTCATCAGAAAATTAAACCCTAGATTACTTTCCTGAAATCTTGCTGCCCCACTGTtcatttctctgtctctgtctgaTATCTCGCTCATCTCAGCTTAGGGTATATCTGGCAACACTCATGGGAGGAAAGATTCTTTCCATCAAGGAAAAGACTCAGATTTTATATCACACACTTATATTACACCCCAGGAGGGTCCTGTGACCCTCCAGGAAACAATATTAAATTAAACTTTATTTAGGTAATACACTGAAGGCAAAATTTTACAAACCAGCATTTTTTTAGTAGCTTTGTCCATGCTTCAGATTCTGCTGTATAATCCTCTGAATTTTTATATTCCATTCAGATCTCTACATTTTAGCCAGAAGATCTTCTATTTCTCTTAGCCCGTAGTGAAATAACAACTTTGAGAATTACCTATTAAAATAAGTTAAGCAGGTGTAACAGTTTTCAGCCTTTTCCCCTCTGTATGCAAACTCAGTACTGTTCCCAGGTTCTAGCACCACGGTTCCCTGCGTTACCAGAGTACTAGGTATGAACATTACAAGAATTACAGCAAACACCAAATTGCAGAAACATGTAGAACTGCTCCTCCTGGCAAACACAATCTATAAACATAGTGCTATTTTCTCACTAGTGCACCAGATTCACTGTTCAGTACAGATTAGACACtaatattttgtgtatttacTGTGTGCAGGCTGGAcaccccagcaccagcacaccTCTGACAGAGTGACTATGAATCTGTGCAGTTTGCATTTAACAAGACACTGAAGGTTTCAAATACACAGCTATATTCATAATGGAAACCTTGCCCTGCTATCTTCTGCTCAAGGAGAGCACATGAGCTCAGTTGCTATTTATGAACTTCCGTCTGCATATGCAATAAGCTGTCAGCAGAGTTCATTTATTTGGACAAACCTAGATCTGCTCTTGGTGAACACACTACAGCTTTTCCAGTTCTTTGGTTTCATTCCAAAGACAGCTCTGTAGAAGGAGAAAGTTTAAGAAAGTCTCACTAAGTCTCTGTCTGCATGGGTGATTAAGTCAACTTATTTCCCTCAATACCATTCTCTCTCCAATGAAAACAGAGAACTAAATGGTACATAATCACACATCACCagtaaaaataactatttttagccaaaaatattagaaagttgtatgaaaataaaaatatttctcttctgtaGGCCAGTTCTACCTGCTACTGAGAAACTGGTGCAATTTCATGCAAGCTTAAGGATTTCTCACTCCTGGGATCATTACAGCTATTCAGTCCCAGGCCATAAATGCACTTCACTTAAGGCAAAGTTACATGAGTCTCCACTAATAAAATGACCACATAGTTGATTAAATACACTTGAAGTTCTTTTTCAATTATTACTAAATCTGTCTGTTGAGGATAAAAGTTATAATCATCTAATGGGATTACCACTAGTAGTCAGATGTAGGGGAGGAGGCTTACAGATAACCCACACCAGATTGAAAAAGCCACAAGCAGTGTGTAGCTGTTTCCAAGTAAATTGTTAGTGAGGCTTAAAGTTTAAGCTCCTTTTAAGCCAGAAATGCATTCATGAAGATGAAATTGCAATGGCTTGCTTTCTCTGAAAACCCTATCAAGATTTCTCTCATAGGGCTTAGACCACATTCAGGCTAAAGCCCTTATTTTACCACCATAGTTCTATTTCAGtgaagcatttttctttgcctAAATGACTCACTACAGTCAAATgctacaccaaaaaaaaaaaaaaaagaaaaaatagccaCTTATGTCACTTTTGCATAACATTTGAAACTAAGAAATTATGAACAAAGGAGATTTAGTAAAATGAATGTGTCCGCCAGTGAGAAATGGCAGATGACACTATCTTCTCACATGAAACTTTCCATATAAGCAAAAACTA encodes:
- the ASMT gene encoding acetylserotonin O-methyltransferase — protein: MGSTEDLDYPQIIVQYSNGFLISKVMFTACELGVFDLLLESGKPLSSDAIAAHLGASTIGMKRLLDACVGLKLLAVEITQEGALYRNTEISNVYLTKSSPKSQYHIMMYYSNTVYLCWQYLADAVREGRNQYERAFGVSSKDPFGAMYRSDEEMLKFMAGQNSVWSICGRDVLVAFDLSSFTQIYDLGGGGGALAQECVSLYPRSTVTIYDLPKVVRVAKEQFVSPEERQIAFHEGDFFNDSIPEAELYILSKILHDWDDDKCIQLLAKVYKACKPGGGVLLVESLLNEDRSGPVETQLYSMNMLVQTEGKERTAAEYSKLLEAAGFGVIQVKRTGKLYDAVLGRK